The following proteins come from a genomic window of Lolium rigidum isolate FL_2022 chromosome 5, APGP_CSIRO_Lrig_0.1, whole genome shotgun sequence:
- the LOC124655484 gene encoding protein PIN-LIKES 3-like encodes MGLLDLFITACVPVLNTLLVTGFGSFLATDFAGILGKEARKHLNYVVFYVFNPCLVSINLAKTITMETMAKLWFMPVNVFFTFIFGLIFGWFVIKVTRAPPKLRGLILGCCSSGNLGNIFLIIIPALCKEKGSPFGAPDVCQTYGLAYSSLSLAIGAIVLWTGAYNIIRANSEVTEGDGKPPTAQTKVSAPGGTTGVVSETNYSILSDHVDECSLPLISNATTIKTKVPLSERAKRFVSSVSNTVDLKKLFAPSTISVIVGFIIGGIPLLRNAMIGDSAPLRVLTESAELISGGAIPSVTLIMGANLITGLRGDVSVPRAVIAGVVAVRFVLLPLMGTVLVKVAIRLGVIQPDPLYQFILLLQYAVPPAMNIGTITQLFGVGESECSVIFVWVYAVASVAVTMWSAFFMWTLS; translated from the exons ATGGGACTCCTGGACCTCTTCATCACGGCATGTGTGCCTGTTCTCAACACGCTCCTTGTTACCGGCTTCGGATCGTTCCTCGCAACTGACTTTGCTGGGATTCTGGGAAAAGAAGCAAGGAAGCATCTAAACTAT GTGGTGTTTTATGTATTCAATCCATGTCTTGTCTCAATCAACTTGGCAAAAACAATCACCATGGAAACCATGGCCAAATT GTGGTTCATGCCAGTGAATGTCTTCTTCACTTTTATCTTCGGGTTAATCTTCGGTTGGTTCGTGATAAAAGTCACCCGAGCCCCACCCAAGTTAAGAGGCCTCATTCTGGGTTGCTGTTCTTCTG GCAATCTGGGCAATATTTTCCTCATCATCATTCCAGCTCTTTGCAAAGAGAAGGGAAGCCCGTTTGGAGCACCTGATGTTTGCCAGACTTATGGACTAGCCTACTCATCGCTCTCATTGGCG ATCGGTGCCATCGTTCTTTGGACGGGCGCGTACAATATTATTCGTGCAAACTCAGAAGTCACTGAAGGAGACGGTAAACCTCCCACGGCTCAAACAAAAGTGTCGGCTCCAGGAGGCACTACGGGCGTAGTTTCAGAGACAAATTATTCGATCTTGAGTGATCATGTGGATGAATGCTCTCTCCCATTGATATCCAATGCAACTACAATCAAAACTaag GTCCCATTATCAGAGAGAGCAAAACGATTTGTATCATCGGTTTCTAACACAGTTGATCTGAAGAAGCTGTTTGCACCTTCGACTATTTCAGTG ATTGTCGGGTTTATAATTGGAGGAATACCTCTGCTTAGAAATGCTATGATTGGAGATAGCGCTCCACTTCGTGTCCTTACCGAATCGGCTGAATTAATCAG CGGAGGAGCCATTCCATCTGTGACGCTGATTATGGGAGCGAATCTCATCACCG GTTTGCGAGGAGATGTGAGCGTCCCACGGGCAGTGATCGCCGGTGTCGTGGCCGTCAGGTTCGTCCTCCTGCCATTGATGGGCACCGTGCTTGTGAAAGTGGCGATCCGGCTCGGCGTCATCCAACCGGACCCTCTATACCAGTTCATCCTCCTGTTGCAGTACGCCGTCCCACCCGCCATGAACATCG GGACCATCACGCAGCTTTTTGGAGTGGGTGAAAGCGAGTGCTCGGTGATCTTCGTGTGGGTGTACGCGGTGGCGTCGGTTGCGGTGACGATGTGGTCTGCGTTCTTCATGTGGACCTTGTCATGA